A genomic segment from Paenibacillus sp. FSL K6-1096 encodes:
- a CDS encoding BNR-4 repeat-containing protein has protein sequence MKQSKHWMLTLVMALLLTVVPAGAGSAAAVLEEVPFPMDSSNQAGWWSPLATYGLGYEYAYMAYNAPGSIPGKHTVAIARRDNDGIWSKLPLMDGTTPAEYLDDLGHNQPSVARDGSGRFHVFASMHSNAWRYYRSDTVGGIPQNHSDELPAGMTVTYPVVTTAPNGDLYLLVRVDKDPAGKREAVLFRWNNDDSVWTQVKTIAAHLNRSVYPDDLVFDANGDLHILFEWAYFAASPLRHQLSYLKYSPSTGVFSKADGTPVTAPVSLTTADIVQPMAPSEAYVQSGSDPGGPGVQSAKMTLDTAGRPVIAYRYREEGSTSFAVKQATYGTGGWSLQTVYNAAPTNAAIDVTWTGTTARIYYVKSSGTDRAFMAVNTGGGWTESSLAPGIPVERLAVDRSPKGIDILYMVDVTNLKLYYGRNN, from the coding sequence ATGAAGCAAAGCAAACATTGGATGCTTACTCTGGTTATGGCGCTGCTGCTGACTGTAGTGCCTGCGGGGGCGGGGAGTGCGGCGGCTGTGCTGGAGGAGGTGCCGTTTCCGATGGATTCCAGCAATCAGGCAGGATGGTGGTCTCCTCTTGCCACTTATGGACTTGGCTATGAGTATGCCTATATGGCGTATAATGCACCGGGGTCGATCCCAGGCAAGCATACGGTAGCTATTGCAAGAAGAGATAACGACGGGATATGGAGCAAGCTTCCCCTCATGGATGGGACAACCCCGGCGGAATATCTGGACGATCTCGGGCATAACCAGCCTTCTGTGGCGAGAGACGGGAGCGGGCGGTTCCACGTTTTTGCTTCCATGCACAGCAATGCCTGGCGCTATTACCGTTCAGATACCGTAGGCGGGATTCCGCAGAACCACTCGGACGAGCTCCCCGCAGGCATGACGGTAACCTATCCGGTAGTGACGACTGCTCCGAATGGTGATTTGTATTTGCTGGTGCGCGTTGACAAAGACCCGGCGGGCAAAAGAGAGGCCGTTCTGTTCCGCTGGAACAACGATGACTCCGTATGGACTCAGGTCAAGACCATTGCGGCGCATCTGAACCGGTCTGTCTATCCGGATGACCTCGTTTTTGACGCAAATGGCGACTTGCATATCTTGTTCGAGTGGGCGTATTTCGCTGCCAGCCCGCTGCGCCATCAGCTGTCCTATCTGAAGTACAGCCCGTCCACGGGTGTATTCAGCAAAGCGGATGGAACTCCGGTTACAGCGCCAGTCTCCCTGACTACGGCGGATATTGTGCAGCCTATGGCTCCAAGTGAAGCCTATGTGCAAAGCGGCAGCGACCCCGGCGGTCCGGGCGTGCAGAGCGCCAAGATGACGCTTGATACTGCGGGCCGGCCGGTGATCGCTTACCGTTACCGGGAGGAGGGCAGCACCAGCTTTGCTGTGAAGCAGGCCACTTACGGTACAGGGGGCTGGAGCCTGCAGACCGTCTATAACGCTGCTCCCACCAATGCCGCGATTGATGTGACCTGGACCGGTACAACAGCCAGAATCTATTATGTTAAAAGCAGCGGAACTGACCGTGCATTCATGGCAGTGAATACCGGCGGAGGCTGGACCGAGAGCTCGCTTGCACCGGGTATTCCGGTTGAACGCCTGGCGGTAGACCGCAGTCCGAAGGGCATTGACATCTTGTATATGGTAGATGTAACGAACTTGAAGCTTTACTATGGGCGAAATAATTAG
- the ppsA gene encoding phosphoenolpyruvate synthase: MRSMVLGLKEMDNAPLLLVGGKGLNLGRLSGMQGVRVPEGFCVTTEGYREAIRHNEVYQALLDRLTQVQAGDPAELAAVSAAIRQTIEAAEIPPDVVAAVAQHLSRFGDGQAYAVRSSATAEDLPQASFAGQQDTYLNVIGLDAILLHIRKCWASLFTERAVSYRMQQGYEHSQVYLSVIVQKMVFPQASGIMFTADPVTNNRKLLSIDAGYGLGEALVSGLVSADVYKVREESIVEKRIASKKLAVCALPEGGTEVRPLDPVRQDAQTLTDRQIVQLARIGRQIEASFGGPQDIEWCLADDTFYIVQSRPITTLYPIPDSGDSENRVYISVGHGQMMTDAMKPLGLSFHLMVTPAPMRVAGARLFVDVTAHLASPARQTIIDTLGKSDPLVKDALLTIIEREDFIPITPAAEPPAASATSKPGKPASEDQDRLSSDPAIVTELINNNEALVAELKQAIQGKSGAALFDFIREDIKELKRLLFNPQSTAVFMAAMDASAWLNEHLNEWLGEINAADTLSQSVDNNITSAMGLALLDVADVIRPFPQVVDYLQQHAQDGDFLAGLLPLEGGQAAHAALTEYLGKYGMRCTGEIDITRTRWSENPAILIPMILSNIKQFAPGAGGRKFQQGLKEAREKEQEIIERLQLLPDGGDKMRETRQRIKLVRNYIGYREFPKYGMISRYLVYKQAMMQEAERLVQAGSIQDKEDIFYLQFEELYESVRTGIFDNELIKKRKDEFKLAEKLTPPRVITSEGEVLSGRYRREDLPPGALAGLPVSTGVVEGRARVILNMEEANLEEGDILITSYTDPSWTPLFVSIKGLVTEVGGLMTHGAVIAREYGLPAVVGVEQATLRIQDGQRIRMNGSAGYVELL, encoded by the coding sequence ATGCGATCAATGGTTCTGGGGCTCAAGGAAATGGACAATGCACCGCTGCTGCTGGTAGGCGGGAAGGGGCTGAACCTGGGCAGGCTGTCAGGGATGCAAGGCGTCCGTGTGCCTGAAGGCTTCTGTGTGACTACGGAGGGATATCGGGAGGCTATCCGGCATAATGAAGTGTATCAGGCTTTGCTGGACCGGTTAACGCAGGTGCAAGCCGGGGACCCGGCGGAACTGGCAGCCGTTAGCGCAGCCATCCGCCAGACGATTGAAGCCGCAGAGATTCCGCCCGATGTTGTGGCAGCGGTAGCGCAGCATCTCTCCCGGTTTGGGGACGGTCAGGCGTATGCGGTGCGTTCCAGTGCAACGGCGGAGGATCTGCCGCAGGCCTCTTTTGCCGGACAACAGGATACGTACTTGAATGTAATCGGTCTTGACGCCATTCTGCTGCATATCCGCAAATGCTGGGCGTCACTGTTCACGGAACGTGCGGTGAGCTACCGGATGCAGCAGGGCTATGAGCACAGTCAGGTCTATTTATCTGTCATTGTGCAGAAGATGGTCTTCCCGCAGGCCTCAGGCATTATGTTCACCGCCGATCCCGTCACGAATAACCGCAAGCTGCTGTCCATCGATGCCGGCTATGGCCTGGGTGAAGCGCTGGTCTCGGGTCTGGTGTCTGCGGATGTCTATAAGGTGCGGGAAGAGAGCATCGTGGAGAAGCGGATTGCCTCCAAAAAGCTCGCAGTCTGCGCCTTACCGGAAGGCGGCACAGAAGTCCGCCCGCTTGACCCCGTACGGCAGGATGCACAGACGCTTACGGACCGGCAGATTGTGCAGCTCGCCCGCATCGGGCGGCAAATTGAGGCCAGCTTCGGGGGCCCGCAGGATATCGAATGGTGCTTGGCTGATGATACCTTCTATATCGTCCAGAGCCGGCCTATTACTACTTTATACCCCATCCCGGACTCCGGGGATTCGGAGAACCGCGTGTATATCTCGGTCGGTCACGGGCAGATGATGACGGACGCGATGAAGCCGCTGGGCCTGTCTTTTCACCTGATGGTTACTCCTGCTCCTATGCGTGTGGCTGGCGCAAGACTGTTCGTTGATGTCACTGCACATTTGGCTTCACCCGCCAGGCAGACAATTATTGATACGCTCGGCAAGTCCGATCCGTTAGTCAAAGACGCACTGCTGACGATCATTGAGCGGGAGGATTTCATCCCCATAACACCAGCAGCTGAACCTCCAGCCGCTTCCGCTACAAGTAAACCCGGCAAGCCAGCCTCAGAGGACCAGGACAGGCTCAGCTCCGATCCGGCTATCGTTACAGAGCTGATTAACAATAACGAAGCCTTGGTGGCAGAGCTGAAGCAGGCCATTCAAGGCAAATCCGGCGCGGCATTGTTTGATTTTATCCGGGAGGATATTAAGGAGCTTAAGCGCCTACTGTTCAACCCGCAGAGTACGGCTGTATTCATGGCTGCCATGGATGCATCAGCGTGGTTAAATGAACATTTAAACGAGTGGCTCGGCGAAATCAACGCAGCAGACACCTTATCGCAATCCGTCGACAATAACATTACCTCAGCCATGGGCCTAGCACTGCTTGATGTGGCCGATGTGATCCGTCCTTTTCCGCAGGTCGTCGATTATTTACAGCAGCATGCACAGGATGGCGATTTCCTGGCCGGACTCCTTCCATTAGAAGGCGGGCAAGCCGCACATGCTGCGCTGACAGAGTATCTCGGTAAATACGGAATGCGCTGTACGGGAGAGATCGACATTACCCGAACCCGCTGGAGCGAGAATCCGGCGATTCTGATTCCTATGATTCTCAGCAATATCAAGCAGTTTGCACCAGGAGCCGGCGGCCGGAAATTCCAGCAGGGGCTCAAGGAAGCCCGGGAGAAAGAGCAGGAGATTATTGAGCGCTTGCAGTTGTTGCCCGATGGCGGGGACAAGATGCGGGAAACCAGACAACGGATCAAGCTGGTCCGGAATTACATCGGGTACCGTGAATTTCCGAAATACGGGATGATCAGCCGCTATCTGGTCTACAAACAGGCGATGATGCAGGAAGCGGAGCGGCTCGTGCAAGCAGGCAGCATTCAGGACAAGGAGGATATCTTCTATTTGCAGTTCGAGGAGTTATACGAGTCCGTCCGCACAGGGATATTCGATAATGAGCTGATCAAGAAGCGCAAGGACGAATTCAAATTAGCCGAAAAGCTTACGCCGCCCCGTGTCATTACCTCCGAGGGTGAAGTCCTGTCGGGCCGCTACCGCCGGGAGGACCTGCCGCCCGGCGCTTTGGCAGGCCTGCCTGTCTCTACAGGAGTGGTCGAGGGCCGGGCACGTGTAATCCTTAACATGGAAGAGGCGAATCTGGAGGAAGGGGATATCCTGATTACCTCGTATACAGACCCCAGTTGGACACCGCTATTTGTCTCCATTAAAGGACTGGTTACCGAGGTTGGCGGGCTGATGACCCATGGGGCCGTGATCGCCCGGGAGTACGGCCTGCCAGCGGTAGTTGGCGTTGAGCAGGCTACTCTGCGGATTCAGGACGGGCAACGAATCCGCATGAATGGAAGCGCAGGATATGTCGAGCTGCTATAA